A region of Streptomyces sp. NBC_01788 DNA encodes the following proteins:
- a CDS encoding hemolysin family protein produces the protein MSVIQLLFAALLVLANGFFVGAEFALVSVRRSQIEPLGTARARQVLHGLERLPQMMAAAQFGITVCSLTLGAVAEPTVARLLEPVFAWLHLPSGVVHPLGYVIALAAVVFFHLLIGEMVPKNLAMAAPEKAALWLGPGLVAFARLCRPITVALGACAKGVLRLFRVEPKDEVEAAFTSVQLGRLVEDSRQAGLLDPEEQERLEDALELGSRPVTDVLLPPEALVTVGPSVTSAEIVALTARTGYSRFPVAAPGGAFLGYVHVKDVLDVEDAEQAVPQRTWRPMATLRAELPLDDALTVMRRAATHLAQVADASGTVLGLVALEDVLELLVGEVRDPAHRLATEVRLTEPRVSGEPEEVLATRAP, from the coding sequence ATGAGCGTGATCCAACTGCTGTTCGCCGCGCTGCTGGTCCTCGCCAACGGCTTCTTCGTCGGCGCCGAGTTCGCGCTCGTCTCCGTGCGCCGCAGCCAGATCGAACCGCTCGGCACCGCCCGGGCCCGCCAGGTGCTGCACGGTCTTGAGCGGCTGCCGCAGATGATGGCCGCCGCCCAGTTCGGCATCACCGTCTGCTCGCTCACCCTGGGCGCCGTCGCCGAACCCACGGTGGCCCGCCTGCTGGAGCCGGTGTTCGCATGGCTGCACCTGCCCAGCGGCGTGGTCCACCCGCTCGGCTACGTCATCGCGCTCGCGGCCGTGGTCTTCTTCCACCTCCTCATCGGCGAGATGGTGCCGAAGAACCTCGCCATGGCCGCGCCGGAGAAGGCCGCGCTGTGGCTCGGCCCCGGTCTGGTCGCCTTCGCCCGGCTGTGCCGGCCGATCACGGTGGCGCTCGGCGCCTGCGCCAAGGGTGTCCTGCGGCTCTTCCGCGTCGAGCCGAAGGACGAGGTCGAGGCCGCCTTCACCAGCGTGCAGCTCGGCCGGCTGGTCGAGGACTCCCGCCAGGCGGGGCTCCTCGACCCCGAGGAGCAGGAGCGCCTCGAGGACGCCCTGGAGCTGGGCTCGCGCCCGGTGACGGACGTCCTGCTCCCGCCCGAGGCGCTGGTCACGGTCGGTCCTTCGGTCACATCGGCCGAGATCGTCGCGCTCACCGCCCGCACCGGCTACTCCCGCTTCCCGGTCGCCGCCCCCGGCGGCGCCTTCCTCGGCTATGTGCACGTCAAGGACGTGCTCGACGTGGAGGACGCCGAGCAGGCCGTGCCGCAGCGGACGTGGCGCCCGATGGCGACCCTGCGGGCCGAGCTGCCCCTGGACGACGCCCTGACCGTCATGCGCCGGGCGGCCACCCACCTGGCCCAGGTGGCGGACGCCTCCGGCACGGTGCTGGGCCTGGTGGCCCTGGAGGACGTGCTGGAACTCCTCGTGGGCGAGGTGCGCGACCCCGCGCACCGCCTGGCGACCGAGGTTCGGCTGACCGAGCCACGGGTCAGCGGCGAGCCCGAGGAGGTCCTGGCCACCCGGGCCCCGTGA
- a CDS encoding hemolysin family protein has product MTTPLLLLGAAFLLILANGFFVAAEFGLVTVERPDAEKAAEEGDRRALRVVESLRELSFQLSGTQLGITITSLVVGMLAEPALAGLLRGPFAAAGVPGGAVSGVAVIVGMLLASAVQMVIGELVPKNWAVSRPLQVARFVAGPQHLFSRLFHPVISALNTVANRLVRALGVEPTEELASARTPGELVSLARHSARAGALEQDTADLFVRTLSLGDLTAQHVMTPRVKVSALQTSATAEDVVNLTRATGLSRFPVYHVKIDEVVGMVHLKDALAVPSDEWLHTPVGRIARPALLVPETLPVQPLLAQLRNEQPIAVVVDEYGGTAGVVTLEDIVEELVGEVRDEHDATDVPEVAPAPPEDGSPAWDVDGGCRVDLLRRIGLDAPEGPYETVAGLVADLLGRIPAPGDRAELPGWRLAVRQVGHYRAERVRLVRTATVTDAVPAVAEAAR; this is encoded by the coding sequence ATGACCACCCCCCTGCTGCTCCTCGGAGCGGCTTTCCTGCTCATTCTCGCCAACGGCTTCTTCGTCGCGGCCGAGTTCGGCCTGGTCACGGTCGAGCGCCCGGACGCCGAGAAGGCCGCCGAGGAGGGCGACAGACGGGCCCTCAGGGTCGTCGAGTCCCTCAGGGAGCTGTCCTTCCAGCTCTCCGGCACCCAGCTCGGCATCACCATCACCTCCCTGGTCGTCGGCATGCTCGCCGAACCCGCGCTGGCCGGCCTGCTGCGCGGCCCGTTCGCGGCCGCCGGTGTCCCCGGCGGAGCCGTCTCAGGGGTCGCCGTCATCGTCGGCATGCTGCTGGCCTCGGCGGTCCAGATGGTGATCGGCGAGCTCGTACCCAAGAACTGGGCGGTCTCCCGCCCCCTCCAGGTGGCGCGCTTCGTGGCCGGCCCCCAGCACCTCTTCTCGCGCCTGTTCCACCCGGTGATCTCCGCGCTCAACACGGTCGCCAACCGGCTGGTGCGCGCCCTGGGCGTCGAACCCACGGAGGAGCTGGCCTCGGCCCGCACCCCCGGCGAGCTGGTCTCCCTGGCCCGTCACTCGGCCCGGGCCGGCGCCCTCGAACAGGACACCGCGGACCTCTTCGTGCGCACCCTGTCCCTGGGCGACCTGACCGCACAGCACGTCATGACCCCGAGGGTGAAGGTCAGCGCGCTCCAGACCTCGGCGACCGCCGAGGACGTGGTCAACCTCACCCGCGCCACCGGACTGTCCCGCTTCCCCGTCTATCACGTGAAGATCGACGAGGTCGTCGGCATGGTCCACCTCAAGGACGCCCTCGCGGTGCCGTCCGACGAGTGGCTGCACACGCCGGTGGGCCGCATCGCCCGCCCGGCGCTGCTGGTCCCAGAGACCCTGCCGGTGCAGCCGCTGCTCGCCCAGCTCCGCAACGAGCAGCCGATCGCGGTCGTCGTCGACGAGTACGGCGGCACCGCGGGCGTCGTCACCCTGGAGGACATCGTCGAGGAGCTCGTCGGCGAGGTCCGTGACGAGCACGACGCCACCGACGTGCCGGAGGTGGCACCGGCCCCGCCCGAGGACGGCAGCCCCGCCTGGGACGTCGACGGCGGCTGCCGTGTCGACCTGCTCCGGCGGATCGGCCTGGACGCGCCCGAAGGCCCGTACGAGACCGTCGCCGGACTGGTCGCCGACCTGCTCGGCCGTATCCCGGCCCCCGGCGACCGCGCCGAGCTGCCGGGCTGGCGGCTGGCCGTGCGCCAGGTCGGGCACTACCGCGCGGAGCGGGTCCGGCTGGTCCGCACCGCCACCGTGACCGACGCGGTCCCGGCCGTGGCGGAGGCCGCCCGATGA
- a CDS encoding PH domain-containing protein, whose translation MSELPALPVTFRPGRTRAVLLTAGAVIFVVITTVGLLLEQLSPGERVSFAFTGALLAGVLVLLARPKVVADDSGVTVVNIAGRRRLEWAEIIQVNLRPGDPWVFLNLSDGTSLAALGIQPGIAKQQAIADARALRALVEARSLAVPEQSGDEPHS comes from the coding sequence ATGTCCGAGCTGCCCGCACTTCCCGTCACCTTCCGCCCGGGCCGCACCCGGGCCGTCCTGCTCACCGCAGGGGCCGTCATATTCGTGGTGATCACCACCGTGGGGCTGCTGCTGGAGCAGCTCAGCCCCGGCGAACGGGTGAGTTTCGCCTTCACCGGCGCGCTCCTGGCGGGGGTCCTCGTCCTGCTCGCCCGGCCGAAGGTCGTCGCCGACGACTCGGGCGTCACCGTCGTCAACATCGCCGGCCGCCGCCGTCTGGAGTGGGCGGAGATAATACAGGTCAACCTGCGCCCGGGTGATCCGTGGGTGTTCCTGAACCTCAGCGACGGCACCAGCCTGGCCGCCCTCGGCATACAGCCGGGGATAGCGAAACAGCAGGCCATCGCCGACGCGCGCGCCCTGCGCGCGCTCGTCGAAGCCCGTTCGCTCGCGGTCCCCGAGCAATCTGGCGACGAACCTCATAGCTGA
- the hisG gene encoding ATP phosphoribosyltransferase, whose protein sequence is MLRIAVPNKGSLSGPAADMLHEAGYQQRRESKELRIVDPVNEVEFFYLRPRDIAIYVSTGRLDIGITGRDLLIDSGAGAEEILPLGFARSTFHYAAKPGAVGGIADLNGRTVATSYEGIVSKHLADSGIDASVVHLDGAVETAIELGVADAIADVVETGTSLRNAGLEIVGESIMKSEAIVVRRTGADVEEPKVQQFLRRLQGVLVARTYVMMDYDCRVEQLERAVALTPGLESPTVSPLHNEGWVAVRAMVPAKEAQRIMDDLYELGARAILTTAIHACRL, encoded by the coding sequence ATGCTGCGCATCGCCGTCCCCAACAAGGGTTCACTCTCCGGCCCTGCGGCGGACATGCTGCATGAGGCCGGCTACCAGCAACGGCGGGAGTCCAAGGAGCTGCGGATCGTCGACCCGGTCAACGAGGTCGAGTTCTTCTACCTCCGACCTCGCGACATCGCGATCTACGTCTCCACCGGCCGCCTGGACATCGGCATCACCGGCCGCGACCTGCTCATCGACTCCGGCGCCGGCGCCGAGGAGATCCTGCCGCTCGGCTTCGCCCGCTCCACCTTCCACTACGCCGCCAAGCCCGGCGCGGTAGGCGGTATCGCGGACCTGAACGGCCGGACGGTCGCCACGTCCTACGAGGGCATCGTCAGCAAGCACCTCGCCGACAGCGGTATCGACGCCTCCGTCGTCCACCTGGACGGCGCCGTCGAGACCGCCATCGAACTCGGGGTCGCCGACGCCATCGCGGACGTCGTCGAGACCGGCACCTCCCTGCGCAACGCCGGCCTGGAGATCGTCGGCGAGTCGATCATGAAGTCCGAGGCGATCGTCGTCCGCCGCACCGGCGCCGACGTCGAGGAGCCCAAGGTGCAGCAGTTCCTGCGCCGCCTCCAGGGCGTCCTGGTGGCCCGGACGTACGTGATGATGGACTACGACTGCCGGGTCGAGCAGCTGGAGAGGGCCGTCGCGCTCACCCCCGGCCTGGAGTCCCCGACCGTCTCCCCGCTGCACAACGAGGGCTGGGTCGCCGTGCGCGCCATGGTCCCCGCCAAGGAGGCGCAGCGGATCATGGACGATCTGTACGAGCTCGGCGCCCGGGCCATCCTCACCACGGCCATCCACGCCTGCCGCCTCTGA
- a CDS encoding phosphoribosyl-ATP diphosphatase yields MSKKTFEELFTELQHKAANGDPATSRTAELVGKGVHAIGKKVVEEAAEVWMAAEYEGKEAAAEEISQLLYHVQVMMVARGISLDDVYAHL; encoded by the coding sequence ATGTCCAAGAAGACGTTCGAGGAGCTCTTCACCGAGCTCCAGCACAAGGCAGCCAACGGCGACCCCGCCACTTCCCGCACCGCCGAACTGGTCGGCAAGGGCGTCCATGCCATCGGCAAGAAGGTCGTCGAGGAGGCCGCCGAGGTCTGGATGGCCGCCGAGTACGAGGGCAAGGAGGCGGCCGCCGAGGAGATCTCGCAGCTGCTGTACCACGTCCAGGTGATGATGGTCGCCCGCGGCATCTCCCTGGACGACGTCTACGCCCACCTCTGA
- the ribH gene encoding 6,7-dimethyl-8-ribityllumazine synthase: MSGKGAPELSVQNVGDLRVAVVAAQWHEKVMDGLVDGALRALHELGIDEPTLLRVPGSFELPVVAKVLAGRGYDAIVALGVVIRGGTPHFDYVCQGVTVGLTQVSVDTGVPVGFGVLTCDTEEQALDRAGIEGSSEDKGHEAVTAAVATAATLRSVSEPWR, from the coding sequence GTGAGCGGCAAGGGTGCACCGGAACTGTCCGTCCAGAACGTCGGGGACCTCAGGGTCGCCGTCGTCGCGGCGCAGTGGCACGAGAAGGTGATGGACGGACTGGTGGACGGGGCCCTGCGCGCCCTGCACGAACTGGGGATCGACGAGCCGACCCTGCTCCGGGTCCCCGGCAGCTTCGAGCTCCCGGTGGTGGCGAAGGTGCTGGCAGGCCGCGGCTACGACGCGATCGTGGCCCTCGGCGTCGTCATCCGCGGCGGAACCCCCCACTTCGACTACGTGTGCCAGGGAGTCACGGTCGGCCTGACCCAGGTGTCGGTCGACACCGGCGTCCCGGTCGGCTTCGGTGTGCTCACCTGCGACACCGAGGAGCAGGCCCTGGACCGGGCGGGCATCGAGGGATCCAGCGAGGACAAGGGCCACGAGGCGGTCACCGCGGCGGTCGCGACCGCCGCCACGCTCCGCTCAGTATCCGAACCCTGGCGGTGA
- a CDS encoding bifunctional 3,4-dihydroxy-2-butanone-4-phosphate synthase/GTP cyclohydrolase II yields MTAAPVLYGTDTMEDFTLDPVEQAVADIAAGRPVVVVDDEDRENEGDLVIAAEKATPEIVAFMMSECRGLICAPMEGEELDRLKLPQMVEENTESMKTAFTVSVDAGAAHGVTTGISASDRATTLQLLASGSAEPTDLVRPGHVFPLRARPGGVLVRPGHTEAAVDLARLAGLRPAGAIVEIAGEDGRMLRLPELIVFARKHGLTIISIEDLIAHRRPPDLPDVPEQGERPSQPAVLREAEVRLPTAHGVFTAYGYRSTADGVEHVALVHGEIGDGEDVLVRVHSECLTGDVFGSQRCDCGPQLDTSLERIQKEGRGVVVYLRGHEGRGIGLMSKLRAYELQERGRDTLDANLELGLPADARDYGAGARILQDLGVTSVRLLTNNPDKTDALLHHGLKVTGREPMPVQAGEHNLRYLRTKRDRMGHDLPWLDTTAVSTCGNQ; encoded by the coding sequence ATGACAGCGGCACCCGTCCTCTACGGCACCGACACCATGGAGGACTTCACCCTCGACCCCGTCGAGCAGGCCGTCGCCGACATCGCGGCCGGCCGCCCGGTCGTGGTCGTCGACGACGAGGACCGCGAGAACGAGGGCGACCTCGTCATCGCCGCCGAGAAGGCGACCCCCGAGATCGTCGCCTTCATGATGAGCGAGTGCCGCGGCCTGATCTGCGCCCCCATGGAGGGCGAGGAGCTGGACCGGCTGAAGCTGCCGCAGATGGTCGAGGAGAACACCGAGTCGATGAAGACCGCCTTCACGGTCTCCGTCGACGCCGGTGCCGCCCACGGCGTCACCACCGGCATCTCCGCCTCCGACCGCGCCACCACCCTCCAGCTGCTGGCGAGCGGCTCCGCGGAGCCCACCGACCTGGTCCGCCCGGGCCACGTCTTCCCGCTGCGCGCCCGCCCCGGCGGGGTGCTCGTCCGCCCCGGCCACACCGAGGCGGCCGTCGACCTCGCCCGGCTCGCGGGGCTCCGTCCGGCCGGCGCGATCGTCGAGATCGCCGGCGAGGACGGCCGGATGCTCCGCCTGCCCGAGCTGATCGTCTTCGCCCGCAAGCACGGGCTGACGATCATCTCCATCGAGGACCTGATCGCGCACCGTCGCCCGCCCGACCTCCCGGACGTGCCCGAGCAGGGGGAACGGCCGTCTCAGCCCGCGGTCCTCCGCGAGGCCGAGGTCCGCCTGCCCACCGCGCACGGTGTCTTCACCGCGTACGGCTACCGCTCCACCGCCGACGGCGTCGAGCACGTGGCCCTGGTGCACGGCGAGATCGGCGACGGCGAGGACGTCCTGGTCCGCGTCCACTCCGAGTGCCTCACCGGAGACGTCTTCGGCTCCCAGCGCTGCGACTGCGGGCCCCAGCTGGACACCTCCCTGGAGCGCATCCAGAAGGAGGGCCGGGGAGTGGTGGTCTACCTGCGCGGCCACGAGGGACGCGGCATCGGCCTGATGTCCAAGCTGCGCGCCTACGAGCTCCAGGAGCGCGGCCGGGACACCCTCGACGCCAACCTCGAACTCGGACTGCCCGCCGACGCCCGCGACTACGGCGCCGGCGCGCGGATCCTCCAGGACCTCGGGGTGACGAGCGTCCGCCTGCTGACCAACAACCCCGACAAGACCGACGCCCTGCTCCACCACGGCCTGAAGGTCACCGGACGGGAGCCGATGCCCGTCCAGGCCGGCGAGCACAACCTCCGGTACCTGCGCACCAAGCGGGACCGGATGGGGCACGACCTGCCCTGGCTGGACACCACCGCCGTGTCCACCTGCGGCAACCAGTAA
- a CDS encoding nicotinamide mononucleotide transporter family protein produces the protein MNWLNSEAFTLLGQHIKWSDMTGNVIGLLGLAFGWRRSIWSWPTQFLSGLILFAAFSTAHLSGSAGKQIVVMVVAVFGWWQWNRGKGGAADGHIAVRFATWRERAVLLGAAAAGTVAVAGLFQAYPSLSWDPWPDAYIFVGTVVAMYAQARGMVEFWFAWLLVDVVGVPLNFANGFAFSGFVYIIYGALVLWGMRDWWLRTRTDARPVLEGAPA, from the coding sequence GTGAACTGGCTCAACTCCGAGGCGTTCACCCTCCTCGGCCAGCACATCAAGTGGTCGGACATGACCGGCAACGTCATCGGCCTGCTCGGCCTGGCGTTCGGCTGGCGGCGCTCCATCTGGAGCTGGCCCACCCAGTTCCTGTCCGGCCTGATCCTGTTCGCCGCGTTCTCCACCGCCCACCTCTCGGGCAGCGCGGGCAAGCAGATCGTCGTCATGGTCGTCGCCGTCTTCGGCTGGTGGCAGTGGAACCGCGGCAAGGGCGGGGCGGCGGACGGCCATATCGCCGTACGGTTCGCCACCTGGCGCGAGCGTGCCGTGCTGCTCGGCGCCGCCGCGGCCGGCACGGTCGCCGTCGCCGGACTGTTCCAGGCCTACCCGTCGCTGTCCTGGGACCCCTGGCCCGACGCCTACATCTTCGTCGGCACCGTCGTCGCCATGTACGCGCAGGCGCGCGGCATGGTCGAGTTCTGGTTCGCCTGGCTGCTGGTCGACGTCGTCGGCGTACCGCTCAACTTCGCCAACGGCTTCGCCTTCTCCGGCTTCGTCTACATCATCTACGGCGCGCTCGTCCTGTGGGGCATGCGCGACTGGTGGCTGCGCACCCGCACGGACGCGCGGCCGGTCCTGGAAGGAGCGCCCGCATGA
- a CDS encoding riboflavin synthase, translating to MFTGIVEELGEVTAVEDLGDAARFRLRGPVVTEGARHGDSIAVNGVCLTVVEHEGDEFTADVMAETLKRSSLGVLTTGSRVNLERPTAVGARLGGHIVQGHVDGTGTILERTPSEHWEIVKISLPEDLARYIVEKGSITVDGISLTVVEAGDAHFTVSLIPTTLALTTLGLKQAGDPVNLEVDVVAKYVERLLGDRSRGAGR from the coding sequence GTGTTCACCGGAATCGTCGAAGAGCTGGGCGAAGTCACCGCCGTGGAGGACCTCGGCGACGCCGCCCGCTTCCGGCTCCGCGGCCCCGTCGTGACCGAGGGCGCGCGGCATGGCGACTCCATCGCCGTGAACGGCGTCTGTCTCACCGTCGTCGAGCACGAGGGCGACGAGTTCACCGCCGACGTGATGGCGGAGACCCTCAAGCGCTCCAGCCTCGGCGTCCTCACCACCGGCTCCCGCGTCAACCTCGAACGACCCACCGCCGTCGGCGCCCGCCTCGGCGGCCACATCGTGCAGGGCCACGTCGACGGCACCGGCACGATCCTGGAGCGCACCCCCTCCGAGCACTGGGAGATCGTGAAGATCTCGCTGCCGGAGGACCTCGCGCGCTACATCGTCGAGAAGGGCTCCATCACCGTCGACGGCATCAGCCTCACCGTCGTCGAGGCCGGCGACGCGCACTTCACCGTCAGCCTCATCCCCACCACTCTGGCCCTGACCACCCTCGGCCTGAAGCAGGCGGGCGACCCGGTCAACCTCGAGGTGGACGTCGTCGCCAAGTACGTCGAGCGGCTGCTCGGCGACCGTTCCCGAGGAGCCGGACGGTGA
- a CDS encoding ROK family transcriptional regulator, producing MPASPSTARAINDRLALRLLQQQGPLTAGQLKQLTGLSRPTVADLVERLTASGLISVVGESGEQRRGPNARLYGIVADRAHLAALDVRTDSVSVTVADLLGRELAAESVPIGGDAGTGPALEQAVGLVERVVKEAGAERLHTVGIGAPGLIDPVTGELRDSTGLPEWHRRLVAALQERLRGARVIVENETNLAALAEQRDGAARGRDTFVLLWLGHGTGAAVVLDGALRRGASGGTGEIGFLPVPGTEGLPSATGCADGFHSLAGAAAVTELAERHGLSADGTGSDRAEGTGAEPVAAELVRAAARATTGTAGSAAASRFLDALADRVVLGVASVVAVLDPGCVVLGGEIGQAGGDALAARVAERVARMSPLPTEVRAGTLGGRAVLRGALVTARDRAQDDLFAPPER from the coding sequence ATGCCCGCATCACCGAGCACCGCCCGGGCCATCAACGACCGGCTCGCCCTGCGGCTGCTTCAGCAGCAAGGACCCTTGACGGCAGGGCAGTTGAAGCAGCTCACCGGTCTGTCCCGGCCCACCGTCGCCGACCTCGTCGAGCGGCTGACGGCCTCCGGCCTGATCTCCGTGGTCGGTGAGTCCGGCGAGCAGCGGCGCGGGCCCAACGCGCGGCTGTACGGCATCGTCGCCGACCGCGCCCATCTGGCCGCCCTCGACGTCCGCACGGACAGCGTGTCCGTGACCGTCGCCGACCTGCTGGGCCGGGAACTGGCCGCGGAGTCCGTGCCGATCGGTGGCGACGCGGGCACCGGGCCAGCGCTGGAGCAGGCGGTCGGTCTGGTGGAGCGGGTGGTCAAGGAGGCGGGGGCGGAGCGGCTGCACACGGTCGGCATCGGCGCGCCGGGTCTGATCGATCCGGTCACCGGTGAACTCCGCGACTCCACGGGACTGCCCGAATGGCACCGCCGGCTGGTGGCCGCCCTGCAGGAGCGGCTGCGGGGGGCCCGGGTCATCGTCGAGAACGAGACCAACCTCGCGGCGCTGGCCGAGCAGCGCGACGGGGCCGCCCGGGGCCGGGACACGTTCGTCCTGCTGTGGCTCGGCCACGGCACCGGCGCGGCCGTCGTCCTGGACGGAGCCCTGCGCCGCGGTGCCTCCGGAGGCACCGGCGAGATCGGCTTCCTGCCCGTCCCGGGCACCGAGGGACTGCCCTCGGCGACGGGCTGCGCGGACGGCTTCCACTCCCTGGCCGGCGCCGCGGCGGTGACGGAACTGGCCGAGCGGCACGGGCTGTCGGCGGACGGAACCGGCTCGGACCGCGCGGAGGGAACGGGTGCGGAGCCGGTCGCGGCGGAACTGGTGCGGGCGGCGGCACGGGCGACCACGGGGACCGCCGGCTCCGCGGCGGCCTCGCGCTTCCTCGACGCCCTGGCCGACCGCGTCGTCCTCGGGGTGGCCTCGGTGGTGGCCGTTCTCGATCCCGGATGCGTGGTCCTCGGGGGCGAGATCGGGCAGGCCGGCGGAGACGCGCTCGCCGCGCGCGTGGCGGAGCGCGTGGCCCGGATGTCGCCGCTGCCCACCGAGGTGAGGGCGGGCACGCTCGGCGGCCGTGCGGTACTGCGCGGCGCGCTCGTGACCGCCCGCGACCGCGCCCAGGACGACCTGTTCGCCCCACCTGAGCGTTGA
- a CDS encoding MFS transporter: protein MSAVVYEHREVRRARYAVAAVFAVHGAVTGSFATRVPWIQDHAGVSAGQLGLALAFPALGASLAMPLAGGISHRFGARNALRGLIALWTLALVLPSLAPNLLTLCLGLFLYGATAGMADVAMNALGVEVENRLDRSIMSGLHGMWSAGALVGSAAGTVAAHLGSDARLHHLLAAAVLTVLGVAACTWVLDLQPAQDEEPPPRFALPPKSALLIGAIGFCAVFAEGASLDWSAVYLRHQLETSAGLAAACTTGFTLTMAIARIAGDRVVDRFGAVRTVRASGVLAVLGGLLVVTGGHPAVAMTGFALMGLGIAVVVPLCFAAAGRSGPNPSQAIAGVATITYTSGLVAPSAIGGLAQATSLVVSFGLVTLLACGLVAFAGVLRAGDRNRTKIGPASTAVPDPRP from the coding sequence ATGAGTGCAGTGGTCTACGAACATCGTGAGGTACGGCGCGCCCGGTACGCCGTGGCGGCCGTCTTCGCCGTGCACGGCGCCGTCACCGGCTCGTTCGCGACCCGTGTGCCGTGGATCCAGGACCACGCCGGGGTCAGCGCCGGGCAGCTCGGCCTCGCGCTGGCCTTCCCGGCGCTCGGCGCGTCCCTCGCGATGCCGCTCGCGGGCGGCATCAGCCACCGCTTCGGCGCCCGCAACGCGCTGCGCGGCCTGATCGCGCTGTGGACGCTCGCCCTCGTCCTGCCCTCCCTCGCGCCGAACCTCCTGACCCTGTGCCTCGGCCTCTTCCTCTACGGCGCCACGGCGGGCATGGCGGACGTCGCGATGAACGCCCTCGGGGTGGAGGTCGAGAACCGGCTCGACCGCTCGATCATGTCGGGCCTGCACGGCATGTGGAGCGCGGGCGCCCTGGTCGGGTCGGCGGCCGGCACGGTGGCCGCGCACCTCGGCTCGGACGCGCGGCTGCACCATCTGCTGGCCGCCGCCGTGCTGACCGTGCTGGGCGTGGCCGCCTGCACCTGGGTGCTTGACCTCCAGCCCGCACAGGACGAGGAGCCGCCGCCCCGGTTCGCGCTGCCGCCGAAGTCGGCGCTGCTGATCGGCGCGATCGGGTTCTGCGCGGTGTTCGCGGAGGGCGCCAGCCTGGACTGGTCGGCGGTCTATCTGCGGCACCAGCTGGAGACCTCGGCCGGGCTCGCGGCGGCCTGCACCACGGGCTTCACCCTCACCATGGCGATCGCACGGATCGCGGGCGACCGAGTGGTGGACCGGTTCGGCGCCGTGCGCACGGTGCGGGCGAGCGGCGTGCTGGCGGTCCTCGGCGGCCTGCTCGTCGTCACCGGGGGCCATCCGGCGGTGGCGATGACCGGGTTCGCGCTGATGGGCCTCGGTATCGCGGTCGTCGTACCGCTGTGCTTCGCCGCGGCCGGCCGCAGTGGCCCGAACCCCAGCCAGGCCATCGCCGGTGTCGCGACCATCACGTACACCTCGGGGCTCGTCGCGCCGAGCGCGATCGGCGGACTGGCCCAGGCGACCAGCCTGGTGGTCTCCTTCGGCCTGGTGACCCTCCTCGCGTGCGGTCTGGTCGCCTTCGCGGGAGTGCTCAGGGCCGGCGACCGGAACCGGACGAAGATCGGCCCCGCCAGCACCGCGGTGCCCGACCCGCGGCCCTGA